aaatcatttcgtGCGGAATTCAATCAGCCAGCCTGAAGACAAAATGCAGTCCTGCGTTGGTATTACTGCTTACTTGTGTCGGTTGCGAGTCACTCCAGCTCCGCAAGTACAACGTTTTGTAGTCTTTCGTTACTTTCTTCCAGAAGTAGTAGAATTGCACGCATTGTTTCGAGTCTTTGGTTCTTATCTGTGGAATGAAATATACTGTGAATggttatcattattatttttggttACTACGTATAAAAGTAgactgtaaaaaataatatttccggttaaaaatgtacaattaattcttaaaatttaGCGAGAGATACAATTTTATCAAGTTCTGgactaaaattatacattatatagATTGAGTTCAGTCAGGTTGAGAAACCAGGCTCCCGATGCGGTAGAAGTCCTTGTCTTTGTGCTGGAGGGAGCTATAGTAGCGCTACAAGGGGACAGGTTGTAGAGGGTGCACTGACCAGGCTCGCGATGCGGTAGAAGTCCTTGTCTTTGTGCTGGAGGGAGCTATAGTAGCGCTACAAGGGGACAGGTTGTAGAGGGTGCACTGACCAGGCTCGCGATGCGGTAGAAGTCCTTATCTTTGTGCTGGAGGGAGCTATAGTAGCGCTACAAGGGGACAGGTCGTAGAGGGTGCACTGACCAGGCTCGCGATGCGGTAGAAGTCCTTGTCGTAGAGCGCGAGGCCGGCGAGGAAGGCCTCGAGCTCGTCGGGCGCCCAGCGCGGGTCGGGGCAGGGgggcgcgggcgcggggcGCGCCATGAGCCGCAGCGTGGCCGCGCGCACGTCGCCGCCGCACTCGCCCAGCGTCTGCAGCGCGCTCTCGCGGCTGTGCCCGCCCACCGGCATCGCCGCGCACATCGCCAGCTCCATGAACATGCGCACTGACATACACACGTTACTTATCATAATGTATGATGTTTACACACCGTTCAGTTAATCTACATATTCGTCGTGGGTGGACGGATCAGTAATTACTGAGAAGCATCAGCAGAGGCAGAGAACAGAACAAGAGCAGCAGCAACTTGTAATCTTGCATATATCTCCAAGTCTATGAATTTGCGTATTGCTTAACACGATCACGAGGCAACGATTGCACGCAAATAACACAATATGTGTTGTACGCAAAAGTTAAGCACATACTAGTTTGCATATAGCGTGTCGTCAACTTCAATTTATTAggcaattttaataattaggtgcaatataaaaaaatatttcgtatttattACGGTAAAAACGCAGAATgttcaaaaaaatcattaagCAGTTTTAAATATGCCTACCTAATACATagaaaataactataaaatatgtaaaacaagcatcgagcagtggtggctcagtggtaagacctcggacttcgaatcgataagtccgtggttcgagaccaggcgagcgcgcaggaaataaattgatttttcaatttatctgcgcatgttgtaacatcaccactgctcgaacggtgaaggaaaacatcgtgaggaaaccgacatgtcgaagaattaaaaagttcgacgacatgtgtcatccgccaacccgcacttggccagcgtggtggattatggcctgtaccctcataggaggcccgtgtcccagcagtgggaacgtatatgggctgatgatgatgatgatgatgatgtaaaacaaagtataagtaagtattaaaattattgttaatacCTTCATTATCATCTAATGCATCGTTGATGCCTGGATCCCAAAGTAACTGTTCAGGTACTCGATGGAGATCAATGCGATCGTTGCACAACTCCGGTATATCAGCTTGATGTTCCGGCCCGATATTTATTTGTGGCTTCTGGTTATCTTCAAATTGAGCTAACACGTCAACCTCTGAATTGGACAACCCTGAAATGGTAaggtaagtaattttttaaagttaaagttgtacaataaaatctatacttatattataaagctgaagagtttgtttattttaacgcgctaatctcaggaactactggtccgatttgaaaaattatttcggtgttagaaagcccatttatcgaggaaggctataggctatatatattatcacgctaaaactagcaggagcggagcaatgcgggtgaaaccgcggagcaacATAACTGCTGAGTTGGtcaggccccggaatggcgcgaaaggatgcgggttcgagtcccgcctcgtgatcgaattttttctattctttataaatttataattaacataCCGTTCAGTAAATCTGCATAAAGTCCAGGACCATCTCTATCCGGTTGCAGTATTGGTTGCGGTGTGTAGTGGCTGGTCACTCGACGCATGCGAGAGCGGTACGGGCCAGCTGGAGACGCTTTCCTTTTCCGTCGTTGCGGTGAGGCCGGTATACTGTTTGGACTTAGGAACACTGCTGGTACTGGATCACGGCCTTCCACGCATAcctaaatagaaaaataaatatcacccGCTCAACACATAAGAAAACAGGTATATTACATAACTTGATTAATATCACGCACTTGAAGAGAGTCAGATTGCCATTGCTGAAGTGATGTAGACATCGGTGTTACTGAACGGTTATGACGTCGAGTTGATCTCTGATGTGGAAAATCTCGCGGACTGCTCGATAAGAGAGGGTCTTCAGAATTAAGCATCATTCGCCGAGCTGTCGGCGAAGGTTGGAGTGTATACGCATCCAACGATCGACACTCCTCCGGCAAAACTTCTTCGAGAGCTTCTTCaacctaaaataaaatataagtgttATTTTGCCTCCAAACTAAACTGTGTcagataatatgaattttattatatccaATGAAAATATGCGGTTACCTCTTCTTGACTAGACATTGTTGCAGTAAAAAATGCAGCTGTAAGTGGTGATGAAGCTCTTGGGACAGAATGTGCCGGTGATTGAGCATCTTGCGATGCGGGAGGTGTGGGGTAAGCTAAACTAGGGGACGGTGTCGGATGCGTTGAGTAACCTCCACTCGGGGATGCGGCAGTGTAAGCTAAACCAGGCGAATCACCATAAGAAAGGCTCGGAGAATTGTCTGTATATCCTGGAATTCCAGGCGATGTTATCGCAGGCCCGCCGTGGCAAGCTCCAAAATCGGCTAATGATTCTGGTAGAGGAGAATTTAGTACTGCAGCCAAACGGCGATTGGACGGGAACGTGACTGGTGATCGCTCATGGATTGAGGCCGCTACGGTCGCGTAATCTTCTAGCGATGCCAGTTCCTCTAACTGATCAGCGGTCGTAGCGAATTGGAAGGTATCTTCATTAAGAGCGGGCGAAAAGTATCCATCATCTGAATTAAATGAAACTCCGAATAATTCGGGTCGAAAAGTGAAATCTTGTTGTGGCGAAGACTGTCCTGGATCTGACGCAGATCGCTTTACAacctgaaatataataatgattaatttttaatttattacggaCTTAAccacacatttttttactttattgcATACCTTACTGTTTCCTTTCTTCAAAAGTTCAATAAGAGTAGAATCTCTATGAACTGAATTAAGATTGGATGCAGCGTTGCTAGCAAAACTAACAACTGGTGGAGCTTTTGGCGATACAAAATGTACCGACGTTGTAACTGGTGAGGCTGGAGATGTTGATGATGAACGAATGTTTGATAATGGTGGTGGCGCTGGGGTTGCAAAGCCCGAACGTGATGACGTATCTATTGTAACACCTGCaattattcattttgttattaatagtttaaatataatatacacataatatgaaaagactaATAGGTCACCTGTCGGTTGTGTAGTCGTAGCTCCTCGACGACTGATGATTTTTTCTTCTATAAGTGCTCTTACAGATACCGATGCTGTTTGTAGTGGAGGTCCAGTAGATTCTTTTTTATCTAACTTCTTATTGTCCGAATCCTGTACAATAGTAAATGGATATATTCTTAAgaaatttgaatgcatttAAATGGCGGAGCAAAATTGacatacctttttaaaataaccacCGTGCAGTCGCATATGTCCGTTGAGCGCGggaatatttttgaattttcgaTGACAAAGATTACACTCGACTGGTTTGATTTCAGTTGCCCGTGTCCCGCTTCCGCCTACGCTTGTCGTATTACTGGGCGTTCCACTCGCAGTGGTACCACCCCCGCATTTTGGACTTCCCTGCTGCGTCTGTGAAATTAACGAAACCTTTAAAGATTTTCCAACTTATTACGCACTTTCTAATTTAGGCACAAACTTTCAACCTCGAACAGCTCGTTAATATTTGAGGGTAATTAATGGATTTTGATGGACTCGCCCTAATCGCGGCTGACTTAAAAAGGAAGAAAGTCGAATGCAAATtacgaatataaaataaggaaCAAGAATAACCACAAGGTaactatttaaacaaaatgttgctgtatttattagtataatttaCCACAAAGTGCAAGTTGTGCAGTGCAGTTATTCATTCACGtagaattttaattagttGCGGACGTCCGTCGCACCGCGGCAATGTCAAACTAGAATTTCCTAGCGCGCggaatgaaatttttaaactgGATGCTAACGCGTGTGTCATAAAAGTTACTTAATTAGCTAACCATATAATGTAActagatatagattattagcTTATAGAGAAAAAAACgaatgacaaaaaaatttgCTAATGACAAGatacttaatttatattaacttagatgatattaatatgttttcgATAAGTTACGGTTTGTAACttttgtagaattttatatcgttttattatcataagATAATAAAGCTGTGATATATAGATAAGCAGAGAGGAGTTGCATTCGTTTTCATTGAAAAGGCTAATGAGGCTCCTGCATAATGTTCTTGCACAACTTGCACCGCATTGCAACTTGCATacgaatgtttatttatattttttacatttttatacaaaaacgtaaaaaagtaCAGAAGcaaaaacgtaataaataacgatttattcacatttattgGCAAAATTCATCTATTTAATGTATAAAGATCGTTCGTATAttgtcattattttaattatatttagcgGGGGAGTTATCGTTATACGCATAGGTACACACTCTTGCCGACTATGTACGTACGTATGTACATATCTAAACTTTATCTACAGCATTTAATTGTGTTTCATTTATCTTAACACACAAAAACTACATCTTATGAACGAGTAGTGTATTTTGTTGCCCAAACAAGTAAATCGTTTGTCACGTTGTCACGCGTTATAGCAACAAATAAGAGTTGTCAGGTGACTGATGCGTTTAGAGATACGTCTGTAAAGTGGGTCGGAAgcgtaatttatttgatttgaagTTTTTTAGCGTATGGTAGCCCTAACGGGTGCCATTAGGGCAGCTCGTTAGGTTAATGCGCGGTAGGTGCAGATGTTCGGAGCGGGCGGGCGGCGGTAGTACAGCGTTTTTGCCATATATCACACTTGTACCGTAGTTAAGTCGTTCCTTGGACTGAAATATTCTGTATGCTCCCATTTTAGGTTTTAAATCAACGTTAACAAGTTTCTTCAGTTCATATTATTGTACTTAGTTTTAGTTTGTTCTCGCGTTCTAAGTGCACTTGTATGACTTTCATACGTTCATAGAATTAAAAGCGTAGCGGTACTCAttaattctttaataatattacgtaaTTGTTGCATTTGCTATCCTCAGtccaattataaaaataaatgtctaGTAGTAGTAGTGTTTAATAGTGTAACATTATTCAAGACACGCAAAAAACTTACCCTAGGTTTTGCGAATGTGGGTGTTTGAAACAGTTGCGTGATCCAATCCATTACAGGCACAAGTTTATATCAGCACAAGTAAATGTAATCAATCTTAGCAGGAAAGaagataacaataatattcgtCTTATAAAATTAGCGTACTTTATCAAGGTCCAGGGTGTTGATCTCACGATTCACAAACATGGAATGATTGTACAATGTATGGGAAAGATATCGAAGAGATGACCCCTCGATTTGATGTTTTGAACTCGCGAAATGTAAGATAAAATGACCAGTCCAGCAACAATAGGTGACGGGAATGTATCGCGTGTGATTTGCATATgcataataatgtattcacACTAGATGAGAAATCAAAGGCGAATAAGATCTATTTGCTAAATAGAAATTAGCAGCAGCTGGTGTGCTAAAACGATCGTGTGAAAGTTTTCATTTCCAATAGGAGATCAAggagttaataaaaataataaatgaacgTTGGTATGGggtgttttaataaattagattaGGTATACTTTTGAATACAtacttagttatattttagaaCATTATAGACATTAATAGAAACTCACcgatgttatattatttttcaaggtACATGAAAGTTAATCAGTTTTATGTGATAGAATTGAAGCaatttagtaataaaaaaattattaatataaatggaaaatacaaaatttatcttaattatgTAAAAGTAACATTTCATTGAcatttttgtacaataatgataaattaagcaataaataaattgtttatggGACTAAGGGAGAGACTTCGAGATGCATTCTCTATcaatttctaatttattttaactcaagaattattaattataagatatttgttaaaaaaataagataaactgtaaaatatgtaaatctaTGAAATCTCAAATATTTACTAAAGGTACAAATGTTAATTTAGTGTACAAACCGTAACAATTTTGAATGCAGCTTGAATACGTTAGCATAAACTTCCTATTGTAATGGAAGCGTGGCGTTTTAATGCGGACATAGTGTGTTGTCGTATAGGAATTGAGCTCACAGGACATTAACAATAGGTGCGCCACGTGGCTAGGTGAGAGGTCGCAACTCGGTTAGAGGTCACGACTATGCTATGCGGGACCAGGCTTATATATTGACTCTTTTcttcttcaatattataattatatagaagtATTCAAACAACACATACAAAACTATGTATCTAGTATGTAAAGCTGTGAAAGGTTTTTTTAGAAAACGTTTATTTCACGATAGCATATACGTTTATTAAGATGATTTATGAGCTTTCACCCAATTCGTAGGTTCGTATTTCTTAGATATCATTAGTATTAGATAGGGTTCtgatttattaatagaaaatgAGACTgagatacaaaaaatatttgtattccaatattgttaattcttaATAGAGGTAACATTTACGAAGATTTATTGCAGCTTCAGGGAAAAGCTCTGATGAATTTGAAGGAAATTAGCTAACGGAGAAATTAGTAAATGTTTAGTAATTTTCAACCTATGAATAATACCCACTTGAGAGAAACTTAGCTAATTAGGCTTTCTTACGGAGCAAGTTGCGGATGAATAGATATCACGTGTACACTTGTACTCTGAATTATGTGAAGCTTAATGAAAGCAACATTTAGACAAGTACTAAGTAATCTTTGTATTAAGATTAAGACTAGTCTTAACTCTTTGAATATAAAGTTGAAagtaaaacaacaaacaacGCACGCCTTGAGATGAGCTACAACTTTTGCTTGAAAAAAAGGGACAATTGTAAATAGCCCGCCATAAATTTGAGTCAAAGCAAATCATCCATATTTAACCAATAGGGTGAATATTGCTAGAGATTCAGCGGTAGTCACGTAAGCGGTAGAAGGCAGACGTCTTCAATTATGCATCGGGCCGTTTATCGGCGGAGCGGCTCCTTGCGCCACCTGCGTCGTTGTCACCCTGCATTATTAATGGAGAGCTTGCGTGCGATACGCAGGGGGAAGGACGACATTCTAATGTCACATTAGCGGAGTAGGCCAATGCAAGAAGGTACTTAAAAGTTACCATTTTCAAATCGTAATTGGGTTGCTCTTGTATGAATGAATAATTGGAAAAGTTaagaaatatgtttttataattcatatctaattgcaattttaatcaAGCAATTagataattacaaaatattcgtACTCTTAGTAATAAGTCAATTTTAACTAACTTGATTTATTACTTCTTTtgtaacttattttattcatatttcaaaaGGAGTAAACTGCGAGTTACGTTTAAATTCAACGAGATTTCGCTCAAAAGAGGTCTtcgattaataataatatacaaaatatacggctatgatatttttataccgcTTATATTGGCATGGAAACTTTTCTTTCTTGTTGCGAGGGGAAATATGGAAcgtcaataaaatattcacatcTTTCCGACAGTTGGAACGAATCAAATTGGAATCGCCTAACTTTTCGAGGACTTAAAAGGTGCGAAAAAGTTACACGCCACGGtgtttctt
The Colias croceus chromosome 18, ilColCroc2.1 genome window above contains:
- the LOC123699578 gene encoding uncharacterized protein LOC123699578 isoform X4 codes for the protein MMTAVNSVATTRLPLPTFSPRAVLMYSAAVGGEGVALQLREATPAEIDARLDTRLDARLDARLDARLDERFAIACHEPELLAELLHAAADIEGEHDGLTALLGAASPDLALASDASDSLPLPDNDRDCKTPSLSVGGITTVSVALTGIDSRPLTRKVRPKPASPNRQGPQQCQVCNKVFGNASALAKHKLTHSDERKYVCITCAKAFKRQDHLNGHMLTHRNKKPYECKADGCGKSYCDARSLRRHTENHHQPHPEKTGSAESVAERDANSARGVSPASPSPARAVLHSDTSNGSEKSSVTSTSGSGGGDSTPPRTPPAPPRPKPKARPKAATQQGSPKCGGGTTASGTPSNTTSVGGSGTRATEIKPVECNLCHRKFKNIPALNGHMRLHGGYFKKDSDNKKLDKKESTGPPLQTASVSVRALIEEKIISRRGATTTQPTGVTIDTSSRSGFATPAPPPLSNIRSSSTSPASPVTTSVHFVSPKAPPVVSFASNAASNLNSVHRDSTLIELLKKGNSKVVKRSASDPGQSSPQQDFTFRPELFGVSFNSDDGYFSPALNEDTFQFATTADQLEELASLEDYATVAASIHERSPVTFPSNRRLAAVLNSPLPESLADFGACHGGPAITSPGIPGYTDNSPSLSYGDSPGLAYTAASPSGGYSTHPTPSPSLAYPTPPASQDAQSPAHSVPRASSPLTAAFFTATMSSQEEVEEALEEVLPEECRSLDAYTLQPSPTARRMMLNSEDPLLSSSPRDFPHQRSTRRHNRSVTPMSTSLQQWQSDSLQVCVEGRDPVPAVFLSPNSIPASPQRRKRKASPAGPYRSRMRRVTSHYTPQPILQPDRDGPGLYADLLNGLSNSEVDVLAQFEDNQKPQINIGPEHQADIPELCNDRIDLHRVPEQLLWDPGINDALDDNEVRMFMELAMCAAMPVGGHSRESALQTLGECGGDVRAATLRLMARPAPAPPCPDPRWAPDELEAFLAGLALYDKDFYRIASLIRTKDSKQCVQFYYFWKKVTKDYKTLYLRSWSDSQPTQGSLGQSLAPALASSPSFEGEEFPCKICGKVFNKVKSRSAHMKSHRPLDAEPKRPKLEKPYEKVERSDDRSQATTEYQNKTPTQ
- the LOC123699578 gene encoding uncharacterized protein LOC123699578 isoform X5; protein product: MMTAVNSVIFQSSKQSRKFNFTVATTRLPLPTFSPRAVLMYSAAVGGEGVALQLREATPAEIDARLDTRLDARLDARLDARLDERFAIACHEPELLAELLHAAADIDCKTPSLSVGGITTVSVALTGIDSRPLTRKVRPKPASPNRQGPQQCQVCNKVFGNASALAKHKLTHSDERKYVCITCAKAFKRQDHLNGHMLTHRNKKPYECKADGCGKSYCDARSLRRHTENHHQPHPEKTGSAESVAERDANSARGVSPASPSPARAVLHSDTSNGSEKSSVTSTSGSGGGDSTPPRTPPAPPRPKPKARPKAATQQGSPKCGGGTTASGTPSNTTSVGGSGTRATEIKPVECNLCHRKFKNIPALNGHMRLHGGYFKKDSDNKKLDKKESTGPPLQTASVSVRALIEEKIISRRGATTTQPTGVTIDTSSRSGFATPAPPPLSNIRSSSTSPASPVTTSVHFVSPKAPPVVSFASNAASNLNSVHRDSTLIELLKKGNSKVVKRSASDPGQSSPQQDFTFRPELFGVSFNSDDGYFSPALNEDTFQFATTADQLEELASLEDYATVAASIHERSPVTFPSNRRLAAVLNSPLPESLADFGACHGGPAITSPGIPGYTDNSPSLSYGDSPGLAYTAASPSGGYSTHPTPSPSLAYPTPPASQDAQSPAHSVPRASSPLTAAFFTATMSSQEEVEEALEEVLPEECRSLDAYTLQPSPTARRMMLNSEDPLLSSSPRDFPHQRSTRRHNRSVTPMSTSLQQWQSDSLQVCVEGRDPVPAVFLSPNSIPASPQRRKRKASPAGPYRSRMRRVTSHYTPQPILQPDRDGPGLYADLLNGLSNSEVDVLAQFEDNQKPQINIGPEHQADIPELCNDRIDLHRVPEQLLWDPGINDALDDNEVRMFMELAMCAAMPVGGHSRESALQTLGECGGDVRAATLRLMARPAPAPPCPDPRWAPDELEAFLAGLALYDKDFYRIASLIRTKDSKQCVQFYYFWKKVTKDYKTLYLRSWSDSQPTQGSLGQSLAPALASSPSFEGEEFPCKICGKVFNKVKSRSAHMKSHRPLDAEPKRPKLEKPYEKVERSDDRSQATTEYQNKTPTQ
- the LOC123699578 gene encoding uncharacterized protein LOC123699578 isoform X2, yielding MMTAVNSVIFQSSKQSRKFNFTVATTRLPLPTFSPRAVLMYSAAVGGEGVALQLREATPAEIDARLDTRLDARLDARLDARLDERFAIACHEPELLAELLHAAADIGEHDGLTALLGAASPDLALASDASDSLPLPDNDRDCKTPSLSVGGITTVSVALTGIDSRPLTRKVRPKPASPNRQGPQQCQVCNKVFGNASALAKHKLTHSDERKYVCITCAKAFKRQDHLNGHMLTHRNKKPYECKADGCGKSYCDARSLRRHTENHHQPHPEKTGSAESVAERDANSARGVSPASPSPARAVLHSDTSNGSEKSSVTSTSGSGGGDSTPPRTPPAPPRPKPKARPKAATQQGSPKCGGGTTASGTPSNTTSVGGSGTRATEIKPVECNLCHRKFKNIPALNGHMRLHGGYFKKDSDNKKLDKKESTGPPLQTASVSVRALIEEKIISRRGATTTQPTGVTIDTSSRSGFATPAPPPLSNIRSSSTSPASPVTTSVHFVSPKAPPVVSFASNAASNLNSVHRDSTLIELLKKGNSKVVKRSASDPGQSSPQQDFTFRPELFGVSFNSDDGYFSPALNEDTFQFATTADQLEELASLEDYATVAASIHERSPVTFPSNRRLAAVLNSPLPESLADFGACHGGPAITSPGIPGYTDNSPSLSYGDSPGLAYTAASPSGGYSTHPTPSPSLAYPTPPASQDAQSPAHSVPRASSPLTAAFFTATMSSQEEVEEALEEVLPEECRSLDAYTLQPSPTARRMMLNSEDPLLSSSPRDFPHQRSTRRHNRSVTPMSTSLQQWQSDSLQVCVEGRDPVPAVFLSPNSIPASPQRRKRKASPAGPYRSRMRRVTSHYTPQPILQPDRDGPGLYADLLNGLSNSEVDVLAQFEDNQKPQINIGPEHQADIPELCNDRIDLHRVPEQLLWDPGINDALDDNEVRMFMELAMCAAMPVGGHSRESALQTLGECGGDVRAATLRLMARPAPAPPCPDPRWAPDELEAFLAGLALYDKDFYRIASLIRTKDSKQCVQFYYFWKKVTKDYKTLYLRSWSDSQPTQGSLGQSLAPALASSPSFEGEEFPCKICGKVFNKVKSRSAHMKSHRPLDAEPKRPKLEKPYEKVERSDDRSQATTEYQNKTPTQ
- the LOC123699578 gene encoding uncharacterized protein LOC123699578 isoform X3, whose protein sequence is MMTAVNSVIFQSSKQSRKFNFTVATTRLPLPTFSPRAVLMYSAAVGGEGVALQLREATPAEIDARLDTRLDARLDARLDARLDERFAIACHEPELLAELLHAAADIEGEHDGLTALLGAASPDLALASDASDSLPLPDNDRDCKTPSLSVGGITTVSVALTGIDSRPLTRKVRPKPASPNRQGPQQCQVCNKVFGNASALAKHKLTHSDERKYVCITCAKAFKRQDHLNGHMLTHRNKKPYECKADGCGKSYCDARSLRRHTENHHQPHPEKTGSAESVAERDANSARGVSPASPSPARAVLHSDTSNGSEKSSVTSTSGSGGGDSTPPRTPPAPPRPKPKARPKAATQQGSPKCGGGTTASGTPSNTTSVGGSGTRATEIKPVECNLCHRKFKNIPALNGHMRLHGGYFKKKLDKKESTGPPLQTASVSVRALIEEKIISRRGATTTQPTGVTIDTSSRSGFATPAPPPLSNIRSSSTSPASPVTTSVHFVSPKAPPVVSFASNAASNLNSVHRDSTLIELLKKGNSKVVKRSASDPGQSSPQQDFTFRPELFGVSFNSDDGYFSPALNEDTFQFATTADQLEELASLEDYATVAASIHERSPVTFPSNRRLAAVLNSPLPESLADFGACHGGPAITSPGIPGYTDNSPSLSYGDSPGLAYTAASPSGGYSTHPTPSPSLAYPTPPASQDAQSPAHSVPRASSPLTAAFFTATMSSQEEVEEALEEVLPEECRSLDAYTLQPSPTARRMMLNSEDPLLSSSPRDFPHQRSTRRHNRSVTPMSTSLQQWQSDSLQVCVEGRDPVPAVFLSPNSIPASPQRRKRKASPAGPYRSRMRRVTSHYTPQPILQPDRDGPGLYADLLNGLSNSEVDVLAQFEDNQKPQINIGPEHQADIPELCNDRIDLHRVPEQLLWDPGINDALDDNEVRMFMELAMCAAMPVGGHSRESALQTLGECGGDVRAATLRLMARPAPAPPCPDPRWAPDELEAFLAGLALYDKDFYRIASLIRTKDSKQCVQFYYFWKKVTKDYKTLYLRSWSDSQPTQGSLGQSLAPALASSPSFEGEEFPCKICGKVFNKVKSRSAHMKSHRPLDAEPKRPKLEKPYEKVERSDDRSQATTEYQNKTPTQ
- the LOC123699578 gene encoding uncharacterized protein LOC123699578 isoform X1, which codes for MMTAVNSVIFQSSKQSRKFNFTVATTRLPLPTFSPRAVLMYSAAVGGEGVALQLREATPAEIDARLDTRLDARLDARLDARLDERFAIACHEPELLAELLHAAADIEGEHDGLTALLGAASPDLALASDASDSLPLPDNDRDCKTPSLSVGGITTVSVALTGIDSRPLTRKVRPKPASPNRQGPQQCQVCNKVFGNASALAKHKLTHSDERKYVCITCAKAFKRQDHLNGHMLTHRNKKPYECKADGCGKSYCDARSLRRHTENHHQPHPEKTGSAESVAERDANSARGVSPASPSPARAVLHSDTSNGSEKSSVTSTSGSGGGDSTPPRTPPAPPRPKPKARPKAATQQGSPKCGGGTTASGTPSNTTSVGGSGTRATEIKPVECNLCHRKFKNIPALNGHMRLHGGYFKKDSDNKKLDKKESTGPPLQTASVSVRALIEEKIISRRGATTTQPTGVTIDTSSRSGFATPAPPPLSNIRSSSTSPASPVTTSVHFVSPKAPPVVSFASNAASNLNSVHRDSTLIELLKKGNSKVVKRSASDPGQSSPQQDFTFRPELFGVSFNSDDGYFSPALNEDTFQFATTADQLEELASLEDYATVAASIHERSPVTFPSNRRLAAVLNSPLPESLADFGACHGGPAITSPGIPGYTDNSPSLSYGDSPGLAYTAASPSGGYSTHPTPSPSLAYPTPPASQDAQSPAHSVPRASSPLTAAFFTATMSSQEEVEEALEEVLPEECRSLDAYTLQPSPTARRMMLNSEDPLLSSSPRDFPHQRSTRRHNRSVTPMSTSLQQWQSDSLQVCVEGRDPVPAVFLSPNSIPASPQRRKRKASPAGPYRSRMRRVTSHYTPQPILQPDRDGPGLYADLLNGLSNSEVDVLAQFEDNQKPQINIGPEHQADIPELCNDRIDLHRVPEQLLWDPGINDALDDNEVRMFMELAMCAAMPVGGHSRESALQTLGECGGDVRAATLRLMARPAPAPPCPDPRWAPDELEAFLAGLALYDKDFYRIASLIRTKDSKQCVQFYYFWKKVTKDYKTLYLRSWSDSQPTQGSLGQSLAPALASSPSFEGEEFPCKICGKVFNKVKSRSAHMKSHRPLDAEPKRPKLEKPYEKVERSDDRSQATTEYQNKTPTQ